One Castanea sativa cultivar Marrone di Chiusa Pesio chromosome 4, ASM4071231v1 DNA window includes the following coding sequences:
- the LOC142630955 gene encoding agmatine deiminase codes for MDLEGPPASHGFHMPAEWEPHSQCWMGWPERPDNWRDNAVHAQRVYAKVASAISRFEPVTVCASAAQWTNARSQLPKNVRVIEMSINDAWFRDTGPTFVVRKSASCSGASEHKVAGIDWNFNSWGGVDDGCYQDWSLDLLVARKILVTERLPRFPQSLILEGGSIHVDGEGTCLTTEECLLNKNRNPHLNKEQIENKLKAYLGVRKVIWLPLGLYGDDDTNGHIDNMCCFVKPGVVLLSWTDDEKDPQYERSVKALSVLSNATDAIGRKLQVIKLHVPGPLYMTDEEAAGVVQDGEAKPRLPGTRLAASYVNFYTANGAIILPQFGDQKWDDEAFRVVSLAFPDHEVVRIEGAREIVLGGGNIHCITQQQPAIPV; via the exons ATGGATTTAGAAGGACCTCCTGCTAGCCATGGATTCCACATGCCTGCTGAGTGGGAACCCCATTCACAGTGTTGGATGGGTTGGCCT GAGCGCCCAGATAACTGGAGAGACAATGCGGTTCATGCCCAACGTGTATATGCCAAGGTAGCATCTGCAATCTCAAGGTTTGAGCCAGTAACTGTCTGCGCAAGTGCTGCTCAG TGGACCAATGCACGAAGTCAGCTACCGAAAAATGTAAGGGTAATTGAGATGAGTATAAATGACGCATGGTTTCGTGATACTGGACCTACT tTTGTTGTAAGGAAGAGTGCATCATGTTCTGGTGCCTCAGAGCATAAGGTTGCTGGCATTGATTGGAATTTTAACAGTTGGGGAG GTGTTGATGATGGTTGCTACCAAGATTGGAGTCTTGACCTCCTTGTTGCTAGGAAG ATTTTGGTGACTGAGAGGCTTCCTAGGTTTCCACAGTCTCTTATTCTTGAAGGCGGAAGCATCCATGTTGATGGAGAAG GGACTTGCCTTACTACAGAGGAGTGCCTTTTGAATAAAAACCGCAACCCGCATTTGAATAAGGAGCAAATAGAGAATAAACTTAAGGCATATCTTGGAGTCAGGAAGGTTATCTGGTTGCCTCTTGGATTATATG GTGATGACGATACTAATGGTCATATCGACAACATGTGCTGTTTTGTAAAGCCTGGTGTGGTTCTGTTGTCCTGGACCGATGATGAGAAGGATCCTCAGTATGAAAGATCTGTAAAAGCTTTGTCTGTTCTTTCCAATGCTACTGATGCCATTGGTAGGAAATTACAAGTAATTAAACTACATGTACCAGGGCCACTTTATATGACGGACGAAGAGGCTGCTGGAGTAGTTCAG GATGGTGAGGCTAAACCAAGACTTCCGGGTACAAGACTTGCTGCTTCATACGTGAACTTCTACACTGCCAATGGAGCAATCATCTTACCACAATTTGGGGACCAAAAGTGGGATGATGAAGCTTTTCGTGTTGTATCTCTAGCCTTTCCAGATCATGAA GTGGTACGAATTGAAGGTGCGAGAGAGATTGTTTTGGGGGGTGGAAACATACATTGCATTACTCAACAACAACCAGCCATTCCAGTCTGA